One genomic region from Glaciimonas sp. PAMC28666 encodes:
- a CDS encoding NAD(P)/FAD-dependent oxidoreductase: MNAAPARQAARTKPSLVVIGNGMAGMRTVEELQKLAPDLYDITVFGAEPYGNYNRILLSPVLAGDKVVEDIMLHTREWYQQNNITLHAGDPIDVIDRRRRLVRSRSGVEVKYDRLLLATGSTPFIIPVPGHQLPGVIAFRDIQDVETMLAAARDHRHAVVIGGGLLGLEAANGLMRQGMDVTVVHVADSLMNQQLDKPASALLKKALELKGLRIMLETHTTEILGSERVTAVRFKDGTEIPADLVVMAAGVRPNIALAKKAHLHCDRAIVVDDTLQTFDPRIYAVGECVQHRLSTFGLVAPIWDQARVCGAHLAGAGHRRYIQQATATKLKVTGVDLYSAGDFIGGDGSEELVLRDPRRGIYKRLVLRDNQIVGAVLYGDVKDGPWYFDLIQNKTDVSSLRNQLLFGQALCAQAA, translated from the coding sequence TGGCATGCGCACGGTCGAAGAATTACAAAAGCTGGCGCCAGATTTATACGACATCACCGTCTTTGGGGCCGAGCCGTATGGTAATTACAACCGCATATTATTGTCGCCCGTGTTAGCGGGAGATAAAGTTGTGGAAGACATCATGCTGCATACGCGCGAGTGGTATCAGCAAAATAACATCACATTGCATGCGGGTGATCCGATCGATGTGATTGACCGTCGGCGGCGTCTGGTCCGCTCGCGCTCGGGCGTCGAGGTGAAATACGACCGGCTCCTGCTAGCCACCGGTTCGACCCCTTTTATTATTCCGGTTCCCGGACATCAATTGCCGGGTGTGATTGCGTTTCGCGATATTCAGGATGTGGAGACGATGCTCGCTGCGGCCCGCGATCATCGTCACGCTGTGGTGATCGGTGGTGGCTTGCTTGGCCTCGAAGCAGCCAACGGGCTGATGCGTCAGGGCATGGACGTCACCGTGGTCCACGTGGCGGATAGTTTGATGAATCAACAGCTGGATAAGCCCGCCTCTGCATTGCTGAAAAAGGCCCTGGAATTGAAGGGCTTGCGGATCATGCTTGAGACGCACACTACCGAGATTCTGGGTTCAGAGCGGGTCACAGCGGTGCGTTTTAAAGATGGTACCGAGATACCGGCTGATCTGGTGGTCATGGCGGCAGGCGTGCGTCCAAACATCGCGCTGGCAAAAAAAGCCCACCTGCATTGCGACCGCGCAATCGTGGTGGACGACACGCTACAAACGTTTGATCCGCGCATTTATGCGGTGGGCGAATGCGTACAGCATCGGCTCTCCACTTTCGGTCTGGTAGCACCAATCTGGGATCAGGCCCGGGTGTGCGGCGCACATCTGGCTGGTGCGGGTCATCGTCGTTATATCCAGCAAGCCACGGCTACCAAACTTAAGGTAACCGGGGTTGATCTGTATTCTGCCGGCGATTTCATCGGTGGCGATGGCAGTGAAGAACTGGTGCTGCGCGACCCGCGCCGGGGTATTTATAAACGTCTGGTGCTCAGAGACAATCAAATCGTCGGCGCGGTACTATACGGCGACGTAAAAGATGGTCCGTGGTATTTTGATCTGATTCAAAACAAAACTGACGTCTCCTCGCTGCGCAATCAATTACTATTCGGTCAGGCCCTGTGCGCCCAAGCCGCCTGA